A single genomic interval of Alistipes provencensis harbors:
- a CDS encoding RagB/SusD family nutrient uptake outer membrane protein, translating to MKRLLLYTSLLATGLFVTSCIDDFLTQYPYSTTSPETFYKTEADFKQALTGCYSVINTSSVNGKGVSGGTYNYGLVYALEGCSDEVVSNNSSTGTLFDLLRASYQTDNAEIRQFWIAFFAGISRCNTLIGQLDGENDLMPEQRTAYEAEARFLRGFFYLHLAQAFGGVPVYDAPAVGSMAGRDNLERVYTQVIRDFKYAYDELEDVGVFKSSANHWTAAAYLGSVYNYLASCKRYGVGQELVGIQPLNSFGWVNEETMSLAARDILKEVVEMSPYELLDKENYRKLYYEMSKEAQYKECLLMAEFAENTKHCMLSYYVLSPVGDAKTVGGSYQRMFPTMKLYRSYDDGDLRRDYNITGAYNPNNRYGSDLSKIPSETVDGYKYYVPAESSGIASGTSTALWCTGKFRVSDPKERSSINTNQCAMNYPLMRMAEVRLQYAEALYFTGDEAGARKQFDRVRERVLADGVSLEKLNETYYRPDFVEELLEERGRELCYESKRKIDLIRFGKITEVIEDLPSEGGPNNVVASIDLLKDNWRNYKIWLPVPQLEIDLNPNLEQNAVYAD from the coding sequence ATGAAACGGTTATTATTATATACATCGTTGCTGGCGACGGGGTTGTTCGTGACCTCTTGTATCGATGATTTCCTGACCCAGTATCCCTATTCGACCACCTCGCCCGAGACTTTCTACAAGACCGAGGCCGATTTCAAGCAGGCGTTGACCGGGTGTTACAGCGTCATCAATACCTCGTCGGTCAACGGCAAGGGTGTGTCGGGAGGCACTTATAATTACGGTCTTGTTTATGCGCTCGAAGGGTGCAGTGACGAGGTAGTTTCCAACAACAGTTCAACGGGGACGCTCTTCGATCTGCTGCGGGCCTCATATCAGACCGACAATGCGGAGATCCGCCAATTCTGGATTGCGTTCTTCGCCGGTATCTCGCGCTGCAATACGCTTATCGGGCAGTTGGACGGCGAGAATGACCTGATGCCAGAACAGCGCACGGCCTACGAAGCCGAAGCGCGGTTCCTGCGGGGCTTCTTTTACCTGCATCTGGCACAAGCCTTCGGCGGCGTCCCCGTCTACGATGCGCCGGCTGTCGGTTCGATGGCGGGGCGCGATAATCTGGAACGTGTCTATACTCAGGTTATAAGGGATTTCAAATATGCTTATGACGAGTTGGAAGACGTGGGTGTTTTTAAATCGAGTGCCAACCATTGGACAGCCGCCGCCTATCTGGGTTCGGTCTATAATTATTTAGCCAGTTGCAAGCGTTACGGTGTCGGGCAGGAGCTGGTTGGGATTCAGCCGTTGAACAGTTTCGGCTGGGTGAATGAAGAGACGATGAGTCTTGCTGCACGCGATATCTTGAAGGAGGTGGTTGAAATGAGCCCCTATGAACTGCTCGACAAAGAAAACTACCGGAAACTTTATTACGAAATGTCGAAAGAAGCGCAGTATAAGGAGTGCCTGCTGATGGCCGAATTTGCCGAGAATACGAAACACTGCATGTTGTCGTACTATGTACTGAGTCCCGTGGGCGATGCCAAGACCGTCGGCGGAAGTTACCAGCGCATGTTTCCGACGATGAAGCTCTATCGCTCGTATGATGACGGGGACCTGCGTCGCGATTACAATATCACAGGTGCCTACAATCCGAATAACCGGTACGGAAGCGATTTGAGCAAGATCCCTTCGGAGACGGTCGACGGTTACAAATACTATGTCCCGGCCGAGTCGTCGGGCATCGCCTCCGGAACTTCCACGGCGCTGTGGTGTACCGGCAAGTTCCGGGTTTCGGACCCGAAGGAGCGTTCCAGTATCAACACCAACCAGTGTGCCATGAACTATCCTCTGATGCGTATGGCCGAGGTCCGATTGCAGTATGCTGAGGCACTCTATTTCACAGGTGATGAGGCCGGTGCCCGCAAACAATTCGATCGGGTCCGTGAACGGGTCCTGGCCGACGGCGTTTCATTGGAAAAGCTCAATGAGACGTATTACCGTCCGGATTTCGTCGAAGAGCTGCTCGAAGAGCGCGGTCGTGAACTCTGCTATGAATCGAAGCGCAAGATCGACCTGATCCGTTTCGGCAAAATCACGGAGGTGATCGAGGATCTTCCTTCGGAGGGCGGTCCCAACAATGTGGTCGCCAGCATCGACCTGTTGAAAGATAATTGGCGGAACTATAAGATATGGCTGCCCGTTCCGCAATTGGAGATAGATTTGAATCCCAATCTCGAACAGAATGCTGTATATGCCGATTAA
- a CDS encoding glycoside hydrolase family 3 N-terminal domain-containing protein, whose product MKKLIATGFVTVGLALEAVIPTFASGPAEYYDPGDNPIYRRGWIDFNKNGRKDVYEDPKADLDDRIEDLLSQMTLEEKTCQLVTLYGYKRVLQDSLPTPDWKEQLWKDGLGAIDEHLNGFVQWGGPLLDCSLVWPASRHAWAINETQRFFVEETRLGIPVDMTNEGIRGVEAYRATNFPSQLGMGHTWNRELLRKTGYIVGREARLLGYTNIYAPVLDVGRDQRWGRYEEVFSESPYLVAELGVAMASGMQTDYQVASTAKHFAAYSNNKGAREGMSRVDPQIPLREVENIHLMPFREVIRRAGILGVMSSYNDYDGVPIQGSRYWLTERLRDEMGFRGYVVSDSGSVEYLHNKHHTAVDQLDAVRQSIEAGLNVRCNFWHPETYVMPLRQLLRDGLVSEELLDNRVRDVLRVKFLVGLFDRPYQTDLAAADREVNGSQHNEVALQASRESIVLLKNENHTLPLAAGKIRRIAVLGPNADARGFALGHYGPLAVEVTSVLDGLKKNLGTQCEIVYEKGCELVDVNWPLSEIFREEMTPDEKAGILRAAEVASESDVAIVVLGGSSRTCGENCSRSSLELPGRQEDLLRAVEATGKPTVLVMINGRPNSVNWADAHVDAIVEAWYPGAHGGQAIYEVLFGEYNPGGKLTVTFPRHVGQIPFNFPYKPAANTDGGLTPGPDGNQTRVNGALYDFGYGLSYTTFEYTDLLVEPQTIHGDEPFTVSFDVTNTGQRSGDEVVQLYIHDMLSTVTTYEKNLRGFDRVHLRAGETRRVTMQVRPQDLSLLNERMERVVEPGDFEVLIGASSTDIRLKAIVTVEGEGGVMAKEEVHYPHTLGKGESLILSIGGDVRPEGVEILWSEGSRGTFEVQLMSGGGQFLTVGSYPIRSVHPGTLYRFRRTNASEMRIMVTEGEGRIEALRIT is encoded by the coding sequence ATGAAAAAATTGATTGCAACAGGTTTCGTGACGGTCGGATTGGCGCTTGAGGCGGTGATTCCAACTTTTGCATCCGGCCCTGCGGAATATTATGATCCCGGGGATAATCCGATCTACCGGAGGGGCTGGATCGATTTTAATAAGAATGGCCGCAAAGATGTTTACGAGGATCCGAAGGCCGATCTGGATGACCGGATAGAGGATTTGCTTTCGCAGATGACCCTTGAGGAGAAGACCTGCCAGTTGGTAACGCTGTACGGTTATAAGCGCGTGTTGCAGGATTCGCTGCCGACGCCCGACTGGAAAGAGCAGCTTTGGAAGGATGGTCTCGGGGCCATCGACGAACATCTCAACGGCTTCGTGCAATGGGGAGGTCCTCTGCTCGATTGCAGTTTGGTCTGGCCGGCATCTCGTCATGCATGGGCTATCAACGAAACGCAGCGTTTCTTCGTTGAGGAGACCCGGCTGGGGATTCCCGTCGATATGACCAACGAGGGCATCCGCGGCGTGGAGGCTTACCGGGCGACGAATTTCCCGTCGCAGTTGGGCATGGGGCATACATGGAACCGCGAGTTGCTCCGTAAAACCGGGTATATCGTCGGGCGCGAGGCCCGGCTGCTGGGTTACACGAATATTTATGCCCCGGTTCTCGACGTGGGACGCGACCAGCGCTGGGGACGTTACGAGGAGGTATTCAGCGAGTCGCCTTACCTCGTTGCCGAACTCGGTGTGGCGATGGCTTCAGGTATGCAGACCGATTATCAGGTTGCGTCGACTGCCAAGCATTTTGCCGCTTACAGTAATAACAAGGGGGCTCGAGAGGGGATGTCGCGCGTCGATCCGCAGATACCGCTGCGTGAAGTGGAGAACATCCACCTGATGCCTTTCCGGGAGGTTATCCGGCGCGCCGGGATTCTCGGTGTCATGTCGAGTTACAACGATTACGACGGCGTTCCGATTCAGGGCAGCCGCTATTGGCTTACAGAACGTCTGCGCGATGAAATGGGTTTTCGCGGTTACGTCGTTTCCGACAGTGGTTCGGTGGAGTATCTTCATAACAAGCACCATACGGCTGTCGACCAGTTGGATGCCGTGCGGCAGAGCATTGAGGCTGGACTTAACGTCCGCTGCAATTTCTGGCATCCCGAAACCTATGTGATGCCGTTACGGCAGCTTCTCCGGGATGGACTTGTCAGCGAAGAATTGCTGGATAACCGGGTTCGGGACGTGCTGCGCGTGAAATTCCTCGTCGGGTTGTTCGATAGACCCTATCAGACCGATCTGGCCGCAGCAGACCGTGAGGTAAACGGTTCGCAGCACAACGAGGTTGCGTTGCAGGCTTCGCGGGAATCTATCGTGCTGTTGAAGAATGAGAACCATACGCTGCCGCTCGCTGCCGGGAAGATTCGCCGTATTGCCGTATTGGGGCCGAACGCCGATGCCCGGGGATTTGCACTGGGGCATTACGGACCGTTGGCAGTCGAAGTTACTTCTGTACTTGACGGATTGAAAAAGAATTTAGGTACGCAGTGTGAGATTGTTTATGAGAAGGGTTGTGAACTGGTCGATGTCAACTGGCCTTTGTCCGAGATCTTTCGCGAGGAGATGACTCCGGATGAAAAAGCGGGAATTCTGCGTGCCGCAGAGGTCGCTTCGGAGAGCGATGTGGCCATTGTCGTTTTGGGGGGCAGTTCCCGCACCTGCGGCGAAAATTGCTCGCGGTCGAGTCTTGAGTTGCCCGGTCGTCAGGAGGACCTGCTACGAGCGGTCGAGGCGACCGGAAAACCCACGGTGCTGGTGATGATAAACGGCCGTCCGAACTCGGTTAATTGGGCCGATGCGCATGTCGATGCCATCGTCGAGGCATGGTATCCGGGAGCTCACGGCGGGCAGGCTATTTACGAAGTGCTGTTCGGAGAGTATAATCCTGGGGGTAAACTGACGGTTACTTTCCCTCGGCATGTCGGTCAGATACCCTTTAATTTTCCATATAAACCGGCCGCCAATACCGATGGCGGGCTTACACCGGGACCCGATGGCAACCAGACCCGCGTCAACGGGGCTCTGTATGATTTCGGTTATGGGCTGAGTTATACGACGTTTGAATACACCGATTTGCTGGTTGAGCCGCAGACGATACATGGGGACGAGCCTTTCACGGTTTCGTTCGATGTGACCAATACGGGACAGCGGAGCGGTGATGAGGTGGTGCAACTATATATCCATGACATGCTTTCGACGGTGACCACCTATGAAAAGAATCTGCGCGGCTTCGACCGCGTGCACCTGAGGGCCGGTGAGACGCGCCGCGTGACCATGCAGGTCCGCCCGCAGGATTTGTCGCTGCTAAATGAGCGGATGGAGCGAGTGGTCGAACCCGGGGATTTCGAGGTGCTGATCGGGGCGTCGTCGACCGACATTCGGCTGAAGGCGATCGTTACCGTCGAAGGTGAAGGCGGTGTGATGGCAAAGGAGGAGGTGCATTATCCGCATACGCTTGGTAAGGGCGAGTCGTTGATTCTTTCGATCGGAGGCGATGTCCGGCCTGAAGGGGTGGAGATTCTCTGGTCTGAGGGTTCGCGGGGCACTTTTGAGGTGCAGCTCATGTCGGGCGGCGGCCAGTTCCTGACCGTCGGGAGCTATCCGATACGCTCCGTCCATCCGGGAACCCTCTACCGCTTCCGCCGGACCAATGCCAGTGAAATGCGTATCATGGTTACTGAAGGCGAGGGGCGGATCGAGGCTCTACGCATCACTTGA
- a CDS encoding alpha-N-acetylglucosaminidase encodes MKKLFILLITTLLFLSPCQVVADAVVGQSETQAATALARRILPRLSSSIRFVYIPSDRDHFVLEMCGDELQIAGNSAVSMAFGLNCYLRDYCRITVTWYRRDKIDEPKRLPIVVGRIEREARVENRFFLNYCTYGYSLNWWQWDEWEHFIDWMALNGVTMALATTGQEAVWQRVWRQFGLDDETIRNYFTGPSYLPWHRMANIDTWHGPLPQSWIDGQLELQQRIVARERELGIQPIFTSFTGHVPKALKQFFPDADIKRLNPWTSFEKPYNSYYLNPAEPLFNRIQQAYMQEQRRLFGESSIYGVDPFNELDPPSWDPEYLARAARLTYESITRFDKNAVWLQMAWVFYHKRKDWTPERLKAYLCAVPKGKLLMLDYYCDKVELWRSTESFYGQPFIWSYLGNFGGNTMLAGDMKDVSRKLDRAYVEAGCNFVGIGCTLEGLDVNPFMYEYVLDRAWIRVYNDAEWIDRLADRRSGCVDAHYRQAWQILYDKVYRASSGNRSAAVCARPNLESRSKWSSTHTDYDNRDLLMAWEQLTFARPKRTPSSRFDCVNIPRQCLENYFGGLNKLCIAAYRNGDRDGVVRLSSRLLELLDDIDLLVATDTYFLLGKWISDARRMGTTPAEKDYFEYDARNILTTWGGRGYSLNDYANRTWSGLVSGYYKERWKRFYDRLQSGGKLDEESLLQELQDFEWEWVGQKERFAERPRGDAYKLCQSLYAKYAVAIDRFHTEMTK; translated from the coding sequence ATGAAGAAATTGTTTATCCTGTTAATTACGACGCTGTTGTTTCTTTCGCCCTGTCAGGTTGTTGCTGATGCTGTTGTCGGCCAGTCCGAAACACAGGCCGCCACAGCGTTGGCCCGGCGCATTCTGCCGCGTCTGAGTTCCAGTATCCGGTTTGTCTACATCCCTTCCGATCGAGACCACTTTGTGCTTGAGATGTGTGGCGACGAGTTGCAGATTGCTGGAAATTCGGCGGTCTCGATGGCTTTCGGGTTGAACTGCTACCTGCGCGATTATTGCCGTATTACGGTGACATGGTACCGGCGTGACAAGATTGACGAGCCGAAGCGGCTGCCGATCGTGGTGGGGCGTATCGAACGCGAGGCGCGGGTTGAAAACCGCTTTTTCCTGAATTATTGCACCTACGGTTATTCGCTCAACTGGTGGCAGTGGGACGAATGGGAACATTTCATCGACTGGATGGCTTTGAACGGTGTTACGATGGCGCTGGCGACTACGGGACAGGAGGCTGTGTGGCAGCGTGTTTGGCGGCAGTTCGGGCTGGATGACGAAACGATCCGCAACTATTTCACCGGACCTTCCTATCTGCCTTGGCACCGTATGGCCAATATTGATACATGGCACGGACCGCTGCCACAGTCGTGGATCGATGGACAGTTGGAGTTGCAGCAGCGTATTGTCGCCCGGGAGCGGGAACTCGGAATACAGCCGATTTTCACCTCTTTCACGGGACATGTACCTAAGGCCCTGAAACAGTTCTTTCCCGATGCGGATATTAAGCGACTCAATCCGTGGACAAGTTTCGAGAAACCTTATAACAGTTATTACCTGAATCCAGCCGAACCGCTTTTTAACCGGATACAACAGGCATACATGCAGGAACAGCGGCGGCTGTTCGGCGAGAGTTCCATATATGGGGTCGATCCTTTCAACGAGCTGGACCCGCCGAGTTGGGACCCGGAATATCTGGCTCGGGCTGCTCGGTTGACTTACGAATCGATCACACGATTCGACAAGAATGCCGTTTGGCTGCAGATGGCTTGGGTATTTTACCACAAACGTAAGGACTGGACTCCCGAACGGTTGAAAGCCTATCTGTGCGCCGTTCCGAAAGGGAAACTGCTGATGCTGGACTACTATTGCGACAAGGTGGAGCTGTGGCGCAGTACGGAATCTTTCTACGGTCAGCCTTTCATCTGGTCCTATCTGGGCAATTTCGGTGGTAATACGATGCTTGCGGGGGATATGAAAGATGTAAGCCGGAAATTGGACCGCGCCTATGTGGAAGCCGGATGTAATTTCGTGGGGATCGGCTGTACGCTCGAAGGGCTGGATGTCAATCCGTTCATGTATGAATATGTACTGGACCGTGCTTGGATACGGGTGTATAACGATGCCGAGTGGATCGATCGGTTGGCAGACCGTCGGAGCGGGTGTGTCGATGCACATTATCGGCAGGCTTGGCAGATTCTTTATGACAAAGTTTACAGGGCTTCGAGCGGAAACCGTTCGGCGGCGGTTTGTGCCCGCCCGAATCTGGAAAGCCGCTCGAAGTGGAGCAGTACGCATACCGATTACGACAATCGGGATTTACTGATGGCTTGGGAACAGTTGACATTCGCCCGGCCGAAGCGAACGCCCTCCAGCCGTTTCGATTGTGTCAACATTCCTCGGCAGTGTCTTGAAAACTATTTCGGGGGGCTGAACAAACTGTGTATTGCCGCTTACCGCAACGGTGATCGGGACGGAGTCGTGAGGCTTTCGTCCCGACTTTTGGAGTTGCTGGACGATATTGATCTATTGGTTGCGACAGATACATATTTTCTGCTTGGAAAATGGATTTCCGACGCCCGTAGGATGGGAACAACTCCCGCCGAGAAGGACTATTTCGAATACGATGCCCGTAACATTCTCACCACTTGGGGTGGTCGGGGATATTCGCTGAATGACTATGCGAACCGTACTTGGTCAGGATTGGTGTCAGGCTACTACAAGGAGCGTTGGAAACGTTTCTACGATCGGCTGCAAAGTGGCGGGAAGTTGGATGAGGAGTCATTGCTGCAAGAATTGCAGGACTTCGAGTGGGAATGGGTCGGCCAGAAGGAGCGTTTCGCGGAACGACCTCGGGGTGATGCTTACAAACTTTGTCAATCGCTTTATGCAAAATATGCGGTCGCAATCGACCGATTTCATACTGAAATGACCAAATGA
- a CDS encoding lipoprotein signal peptidase, which produces MNFKKISLLILLLLIADQALKIWVKTHMHLDESIMVIPDWFQLRFIENNGAAFGMHIASRGGFDWGKLLLGVFRIVMVGFIGWLMYHLTCKRKDTPKGVIVGLALIFAGAMGNILDSAFYGLIFSESTPYTVAHFGGHYAGFMMGKVVDMFYFPLFQWNGVPRLLRFLVDSNNYFFGAIFNLADAYISVAVIYLLLFQYKFFSK; this is translated from the coding sequence ATGAATTTCAAGAAAATATCGCTGCTCATCCTGTTGCTGCTCATCGCAGATCAGGCGCTCAAAATCTGGGTCAAGACCCACATGCACCTCGACGAATCGATCATGGTCATCCCCGACTGGTTCCAGTTGCGGTTCATCGAGAACAACGGCGCGGCCTTCGGCATGCACATCGCCTCGCGCGGCGGCTTCGACTGGGGCAAACTGCTGCTGGGAGTCTTCCGGATCGTGATGGTCGGATTCATCGGCTGGCTGATGTACCACCTCACCTGCAAGCGCAAGGATACGCCCAAGGGAGTGATCGTGGGACTGGCGCTGATCTTCGCCGGAGCCATGGGCAACATCCTCGACAGCGCCTTTTACGGACTGATCTTCTCCGAATCGACACCCTACACCGTGGCGCACTTCGGGGGACATTACGCCGGCTTCATGATGGGCAAGGTGGTTGACATGTTCTATTTCCCGCTGTTCCAGTGGAACGGCGTGCCGCGCCTGCTGCGCTTTCTGGTCGACAGCAACAACTACTTTTTCGGCGCCATCTTCAATCTGGCGGATGCCTACATCTCCGTCGCTGTAATCTATCTGCTTCTGTTTCAATATAAATTCTTCAGCAAGTAG
- a CDS encoding S8 family serine peptidase produces MKRLLLIGCLFAAFACTKEPTNLSGGDSGPTPPRIVGTPTSGLALKGSLSIKLTPEMAQTVATAQAQLPATRSGAVTRSGVGTIDDLLNEIGAEHFERIITYNPEWEDIYNETGINRWYSVTFDESADLGQIGSRFAALSGVTVVEYGINPEYIRPMSVGPAIPASGDNLHRMGETRAATTMNDPLLDYQWHFDNPGPTQIFSQPKAGADINLLDAWQLCTGNEDIIVAVIDHAVQTDHPDLKANIWNDPKNSQVHGHNFWDDSSVLDWKTSGKDEKGKDVYADHGTHVAGVIAAVNNNGRGVCGIAGGRSNQGGVKIMSCQIMGYSEGAKTGNKNIKAFEYAWTNGAVIAQNSWGYLLQDNDGKPITPEQFEKDWNQNYGLMRDAIDTFVRGAGAKNPNSPLQGGLVIFAAGNDGDIYGDAAIYPAAYSPIVAVGSMDWSFLPAYYTDYGSWVDITAPGGDFISSDGYGDGGVLSTILCDDTMNFTDGRKNKKLYGYGFMQGTSMACPHVSGVAALGLAYAAQNGKKYTPSEFKALLLSSVYGIDDYFTGSKKGDLLPIPDLSVYKHKMGGGCIDALKLLLAIKGTPAVYVKTGEAATVDFARYFGGGKSSVVLESAKFASPANLGVGSSSAVFDGTKITFNCSKTGASLLTITAKAGDTTIEQEFAVVSRPNLAGNGGWL; encoded by the coding sequence ATGAAGAGATTACTACTCATCGGGTGCCTGTTTGCGGCGTTTGCGTGTACGAAGGAGCCGACGAACCTTTCCGGCGGCGATTCCGGTCCGACTCCTCCCCGGATCGTCGGGACCCCTACTTCCGGACTTGCCCTGAAAGGGTCGCTCTCCATAAAACTCACGCCTGAAATGGCGCAGACCGTTGCGACGGCGCAGGCACAGCTTCCGGCTACCCGCAGCGGAGCCGTGACGCGTTCGGGCGTCGGCACGATCGACGACCTCCTGAATGAGATCGGCGCGGAGCATTTCGAGCGCATCATCACCTATAACCCCGAATGGGAGGATATCTACAATGAAACCGGCATCAACCGTTGGTACAGCGTTACGTTCGACGAGAGCGCAGACCTCGGCCAGATCGGGAGCCGTTTTGCGGCGCTGTCCGGCGTCACCGTCGTGGAGTACGGGATCAATCCCGAGTATATCCGGCCGATGAGCGTCGGCCCGGCCATCCCGGCGTCCGGGGACAATCTTCATAGAATGGGCGAAACGCGTGCTGCAACGACGATGAACGACCCTTTGTTGGATTATCAGTGGCATTTCGATAATCCGGGGCCGACCCAGATCTTCAGCCAGCCGAAAGCGGGGGCCGATATCAACCTGCTCGATGCTTGGCAGCTCTGCACCGGCAATGAGGATATTATCGTGGCGGTGATCGATCATGCTGTGCAGACCGACCATCCGGATCTGAAGGCTAATATCTGGAACGATCCGAAGAATTCGCAGGTACACGGTCACAATTTTTGGGACGACTCTTCGGTGCTCGACTGGAAAACGTCCGGTAAGGATGAGAAAGGCAAGGATGTTTATGCCGACCACGGAACGCATGTGGCCGGTGTGATTGCTGCCGTAAACAACAACGGACGGGGCGTCTGCGGCATCGCCGGAGGCCGAAGCAATCAGGGCGGCGTGAAGATCATGTCATGCCAGATCATGGGTTATAGCGAGGGCGCTAAAACCGGGAATAAAAATATCAAGGCTTTCGAATATGCTTGGACCAATGGCGCAGTAATCGCGCAGAATAGTTGGGGGTATCTCCTTCAAGATAACGATGGCAAGCCGATAACTCCGGAGCAGTTCGAGAAGGACTGGAACCAGAATTACGGCCTGATGCGCGATGCGATCGACACGTTTGTCCGGGGAGCGGGCGCCAAGAATCCGAACTCCCCGCTGCAGGGCGGACTGGTAATCTTCGCTGCCGGCAATGACGGAGACATTTACGGCGACGCTGCGATCTATCCGGCGGCTTACAGTCCGATTGTCGCCGTCGGTTCGATGGATTGGAGTTTTCTCCCAGCTTATTACACGGATTACGGTTCGTGGGTAGATATCACGGCTCCGGGCGGGGATTTCATTTCCAGCGACGGCTATGGGGATGGCGGGGTGCTCAGTACGATCCTCTGTGACGATACGATGAATTTTACAGACGGCCGTAAGAATAAAAAGTTGTATGGATATGGCTTTATGCAGGGGACATCGATGGCCTGCCCGCATGTCTCGGGTGTTGCGGCGCTGGGGCTTGCCTATGCCGCCCAAAACGGAAAGAAATATACTCCCTCCGAATTCAAGGCGTTGTTGTTGAGTTCCGTTTACGGTATCGACGACTATTTTACAGGATCGAAAAAGGGAGATCTCCTGCCTATTCCCGACCTCTCCGTTTATAAGCACAAGATGGGCGGCGGCTGTATCGATGCCCTGAAGCTGCTGCTCGCGATCAAAGGCACTCCGGCCGTGTATGTCAAGACCGGGGAGGCTGCGACGGTCGATTTCGCCCGCTACTTCGGCGGCGGCAAGAGCTCCGTGGTGCTGGAATCCGCGAAATTCGCGTCGCCCGCCAACTTGGGTGTCGGTTCCTCGTCGGCCGTTTTCGACGGAACGAAGATCACGTTCAACTGCTCCAAGACGGGCGCTTCGCTGCTTACGATTACGGCCAAGGCCGGTGATACGACCATCGAACAGGAGTTCGCCGTCGTCTCGCGGCCCAATCTGGCCGGCAACGGCGGCTGGCTCTAA
- a CDS encoding class I SAM-dependent methyltransferase has protein sequence MITRHPLGRHDLSIKRKDMVLEIGSGHNPMYRSDVIADKYTQDNTHRCGEILIYPHQQFIKADGELLPFGEKAFDYVICNQVLEHAENPEQFIAEIVRVGKRGYIETPSMLGELMFPKESHKWVILLVDNKLVFYEKSRMPGNYRNNYGEVFLNYLPYQSLPFKMLYVSEPNLMLNRIEWEGDFECLINPKDDYYSRFFTQKWDREMTMKIFPPRRGITEIRRTLRASYYLVREKIVQKFRRRPEPLTVSEYLKAAKKRL, from the coding sequence ATGATCACCCGTCATCCACTGGGGCGTCACGACCTGTCGATCAAACGGAAGGATATGGTTCTCGAAATCGGCTCGGGGCATAATCCCATGTACCGTTCCGACGTCATTGCCGACAAATACACGCAGGACAACACGCACCGCTGCGGCGAGATACTGATCTACCCCCACCAGCAGTTCATCAAGGCCGACGGCGAATTGCTGCCCTTCGGCGAGAAGGCATTCGACTATGTAATCTGCAATCAGGTGCTCGAACACGCGGAAAATCCCGAGCAGTTCATCGCCGAGATCGTGCGGGTCGGGAAACGCGGGTACATCGAGACTCCGAGTATGCTCGGGGAGCTGATGTTTCCCAAGGAATCGCACAAATGGGTGATCCTGCTGGTCGACAACAAGCTGGTCTTTTACGAAAAGTCACGAATGCCCGGCAACTACCGCAACAACTACGGCGAAGTTTTTCTCAACTACCTGCCTTATCAGTCGCTGCCGTTCAAGATGCTCTACGTCTCGGAGCCCAACCTGATGCTCAACCGCATCGAGTGGGAGGGCGATTTCGAGTGTCTGATAAATCCTAAAGACGACTATTACAGCCGTTTCTTCACCCAGAAATGGGACCGGGAAATGACGATGAAGATATTCCCGCCCCGCCGGGGAATCACCGAGATACGCCGGACCCTGCGGGCCAGTTACTACCTCGTCCGGGAAAAGATCGTCCAAAAATTCCGCCGGCGCCCCGAACCCCTCACGGTCAGCGAGTACCTCAAAGCTGCAAAGAAGCGGCTTTAA
- a CDS encoding zinc ribbon domain-containing protein, with protein MTPEEMNFCQSCGMPMTAPEHFGTEADGTPSNEYCVYCYKDGAFAQKCSMEEMIQTCAQFHEEFKHEDGRSYTREEAVAGMREFFPHLKRWKM; from the coding sequence ATGACACCTGAAGAGATGAATTTTTGCCAGAGTTGCGGTATGCCCATGACGGCTCCGGAACATTTCGGCACCGAGGCCGACGGAACTCCCAGCAACGAATACTGCGTCTATTGTTACAAGGACGGTGCTTTCGCCCAGAAGTGCTCGATGGAGGAGATGATCCAGACCTGCGCCCAGTTCCACGAGGAATTCAAGCATGAGGATGGCCGCAGCTACACCCGTGAAGAGGCTGTCGCCGGCATGCGGGAGTTTTTCCCGCACCTCAAACGATGGAAAATGTAG